CTTCGTGATGCTGAATTCAGTCGAGCAGGGCGGCTTGTTGATGTCACTGATCCACCAGGAGATACCGGTGCGAATTCCGAGGGAGAAATTGCTCGAGAATTCGTTCAATTATTCGCGCGTGGCGCCGATGTACGGGGGCAGGTCGTGAGGGCTTTGCGAACGGCTGAGGCGCATGATGATTCGGTTGTCAAGGCAGGCAGGATGCCTGCGCTACGAGGGCGGTGTGGCTTTGGTTTGCTGAAAAGGCCACAGAAGCTGACCCTGTGATTAGCGGGAGGCAGTGATGAAGAAGGTAATCGTTCATCCCGAGCGCTGCGTCGGCTGCATGCAGTGCATGTTTGCCTGCGCCGTCGCTCATTCGCGCGCTAAGAGCGCAGTGGGGGCAAGTCTGGAGAGCCCGCTGCCGCGCGCGAGAGTGCATGTGGGCGCCGGTCTGTATCGAGAAGGATTCCCCAATCGATGCCGGCATTGCGATCCCGCTCCGTGCCTGCACGCGTGCCTGGCGGGGGCGATCTATCGGGACGAGGGGACGCAGTCGGTCTTGATTGATTGCGACCGCTGTATCAACTGCGCGTCGTGTGCGATGGCGTGTCCGTACGGCGTGATCAGGCATCATCAGGACTCCTCCGCGCCACCGGGCAAGACGGTGGCCGTGAAATGCGACAATTGCGTCGAGCGCCAAGAACGCGGCCTGACGCCCGCATGCGTCGAGGCATGCAAGAGCGGCGCTTTGACCTACGAGGAAGACGACAGGGCGCAGAAGCGGAAGACAGACGAGGTGGCGCGAACGATTTCGCTTGGCCTCAGCGAGGGGCGCATTGCGCCTGCCAAGGCGCAAGGTCCAATGTCCAATGTCCAAGGTCCAATGTCCAATGTCCAAGGTCTAAGGTCCAAGGTCCAAGGTCCAAGGTCAAGTTATTCTATTCTTGTCTCCGCAAGACGGTCGCAATGCGAGATCGAGGAGCGGTTAGTCCGGGGGGAAGAACGATGAATACCAGGAACAGGTTTCAGTCATACAGCATTGCCGACGATGCGAGGCTCATGTTGGCGAAGGCGGAGCGCGATCAGGTGCAGACGGTGTGGGAGCGCCATCAGGAGCAGCTTCCGCAATGCGGGTATTGCGAGATGGGCTTGAGCTGCCGGATCTGCGCGATGGGTCCATGCAGGATCGATCCATTCGGCGAGGGGCCGCAAAGAGGGGTATGCGGCGCCGATGCCGATATCATTGTTGCGCGAAACCTGGGCAGAATGATCGCAGCGGGCGCTGCGGCTCATTCGGACCACGGTCGCGACTTGATCGAGGTGCTTGCGAGGGTCGGCGAAGGAAAGGCGCCGGGTTATGAGATCAGGGATGAGAAAAAGCTGGCATTGGTGGCTGGCGAATTCGGTGTGGAGACGAAAGGGAAGGATTCGCTGAAGATCGCTCGCGAATTGGCATACGCAATGCAGGAAGAATATGGAACCCGCAAGACGTCGCTTCGGTTGCTTTCGCGCGCGCCGGCGAACAGGCGCGCAATCTGGGCAAAACTCGGGATCACGCCGCGCGGAATCGACCGCGAGACCTCTGAGATGCTTCACCGCACGCACATGGGCGTTGACAATGGATGGCAGAGCCTGCTGCTGCAGGCGCTGAGGAATGCGCTTTCCGACGGCTGGGGCGGCTCGCTGCTGGCGACCGAGGTGTCGGATATTCTGTTCGGCACTCCGCAGCCCGCGGTCACTGCCGCCAATCTGGGCGTTCTCGAGGAAGACAAGGTGAATATCATTGTGCACGGACACAACCCGATCGTCTCGGAGACGGTCCTTCGTGCATGCCGAGAGCCGGAGTTGGTTGCGCTCGCGCAGAAGAATGGGGCGAAAGGGATCAATCTGGCCGGCGTCTGCTGCACGGGCAATGAATTACTCATGCGCCACGGCGTCCCGATGGCGGGCAACCACCTGATGACCGAGCTTGCGCTGGTGACGGGCGCGGTCGAGATGATGATCGTGGATTACCAGTGCATCATGCCTTCGCTGGGATCGGTCGCCGGTTGCTACCATACCAGGATGATCTCGACCAGCGAGAAGGCGCGTTTTCCGGGGATGGATCATCGGGAATTCACGCCGGGCACTGCACCCGAGACGGCCAGGGCGCTGGTTCGAGAGGCGATCGAGAATTTCCCGCGCCGGATTCCCGAGAAGGTGAAGATTCCGGTCGAGCCGGTCAAACAGATGGCGGGGTTCTCCGTGGAAGCGATTGTGGGAGCGCTCGGCGGCACTCCCGCTCCGCTGATCGACGCGCTGAAGTCGGGAAAAATTCGAGGCGCCGCCGGTATCGTGGGCTGTAACAATCCAAAGATCACGCAGGATTACGGTCACGTGACGCTCACGCAAAGGCTTATCGAGAACGATATTCTTGTTCTGGATACGGGATGCGCCGCGATCGCGAATGCGAAGGCGGGCTTGAAAAGGGCGGAATCGGTAAAAGCGGCCGGCAAAGGCCTTGGCGAGATCTGCGGCTCGTTGGGAATACCGCCGGTTTTGCACGTGGGGAGTTGCGTGGATAACGTGCGAATCCTGATGCTGGTTTCGGCGCTGGCAAACTCGCTCGGGGCGGATATCAGCGATCTTCCGGTGGCGGGCGCGGCCCCGGAATGGTATTCGGAGAAGGCCGTCTCGATCGGCGCCTATTTTGTAGCGTCCGGCGTCTATACGGTGTTGGGTCCCATGCCGCCGGTAACCGGCAGCATGAACGTGGTGAAGTTGCTGACTGATGGATTGGACAGGTTGGTCGGCGCATCGTTCGCGGTGGAGCCCGACCCGGAGAAAGCGGCAGTAATGATTCGGCGCCATATCGAGAGGAAGCGGGAGGCTCTGGGACTCCCAGCCTCGCGAATTTGATCATTTTAACCGACTGACGCTGTTAATGGGAGAGCCAGAATGTATATCGACCAGGAGTTGTGCAAGAAGTGCCTGGAATGCCAGCCGGTGTGCCCGATGGGGGCAATCGTGCTGAAGAATCGGACAGTGGTGATCGACCTGGAGGAATGCGTCGAATGCGGCGTGTGCCAGCGGTTCGGCATCTGCGAGAACGACGCGATCAAGCAAGTCGATCAGATTCCCTATCCGCGGGTGCTCCGGGCGGTTTTTTCGGACCCGCTGCAGACGCACGAGAGCACGGGCGTTGCCGGGCGCGGTACGGAAGAGATGAAGACCAACGACGTCACCAATCGCTTCACCAGGGGCTATATCGGGTTTTCAATCGAACTAGGCCGGCCATACAAGGGCGCATACCTCAGGGATCTCGAGAAAGTGGTGAAGAAGGCGACATCGTTGGGGGCGGAATTCTCGCCGGATAATCCGGTCTACCCTCTGATTGCCAATCATGAGACCGGGGCGCTGAAGCCGGAGGTGCTGGGAGAGAAAGTCATCAGCGCGATCGCGGAATTCTTACTGCCGGAGGAGAAAGCGATCGTCGCCATAGAGCAGTTGAAGCGGTTCCTGAATGCCGAACTCGATTGTGTAGCCACGATGAGCGTCATTTCGAGAGCATCTGACAATGGGAACAGTTCCTTTTTCACCAGCCTCAAAGAAGCGGGTCATGATATTTATCCGAATGGAAAAGTGAATATCGGGATGGCCCTGAGATAGGGGGAAATATGACTCATACATTGAACAGGCGCGGGATATCAGATGAGCGTCCGGGTGAAGAGATCGTGGTCTTGTGCATGGCTCACTGCACGGAGAAGGCAAACAAGGCAGACGCAATGAGAAGCATCGCCGCGACCATCTTGAAATATCGGCCTTCCAATTATCTCGGGAAACCGCTCGGCCTGGAGCCGGAGGGTCTGCAGATGATGGCGCCGGTGGCGGGCGTCGTGACGGCGGTATTTAATAACAAGGAGGACGTTCGGCGGTTGATTGGGGACCTGAAGGAGCAAAAGCTGGGAGTTTCGGTAGTGCTGTCGGGCCTGTTCTCCGATGTGCGGGATATCTGCGGCTCGAACGGCCTTAACGAGCATACCTATCACATGTCGCTGGGCATCTTCGGCAAGACCGAGTGCCTGCCGGACGAGAAGACCTTGGAGATCACGACCCAGTGCGGGCATTCCCTTATTTCGCCGGCACTGGTCGCCGACGTGGTTCGCAAGATGAAGAGAGCGAAAATTACGGCCGCCGAAGGAGCGGCGTTATTGGTGAAGCCGTGCGCCTGCGGGATCGGGAACCCGGAGAGGATCGAGCGCATTGTTCAGGAAATGGTCACCGAGGGAGGCAAAGCCTGACATTTGGTCCGACGGGTCAGACGGGTCCGACAGGTCTGAGGGGTCGGACAGATCCGACAGGTCCGACTTAAGAGACGAGAAAGGTTCAAGAAACTAAATGAAGTACCTGAGATCATGTTTAGTTGTGGCGAGTTTGTTGTTCTCCTTTGGAATAATCGGTGAGCGTGCGGCCGGAGTGTGGGCTGCATCGTTGGCGGGCGCGGCTGCGGCGGAAACGGCCTCTCCTTCGGGAGAGTTGGCGTCGCTTTCGCCCGACGACCTGCTTGCGCGCGCGATTGAGAATATCAGGGAATTGGATTCGTACCAGTGTCGACTCAAGCTGTACGTCACGAAGGGTGACCGGGTCCAGAAAAGCGAATATACGTTCTCGTACCGCAAGCCGAATCTGGTGCGCATGCACGTGGAAACCGGGAAAGACGAAGGGAGCACCGTCATCCGGCGCGAGGATGGCCGCATCCGTGGAAGGCGCGAGGGGCTCCTCTCGATATTTGCAGTAACGCTGCACTCGAACGATCAGCGTCTCTATGACCTGTGGGATCGCTCGTTCTGCGACTCGGACTGGCTCACCCTGCTCTCGGAGATGAAAGAGCGGCTGCGCGACGCCGAAGATGTCAGGGTTGAACCTGCAGGCAGCAACGGCAGTCTGATCCTGCTCGGGATAGACGGCAAGGGATTTGTCGAGCAAACCTGGTTTGACAGCCGGAATCTCACTCTGGTGCAGAAAGAGGCGTGGCGTGATAACGGTGACTACCTGAAGGTGGTTTGGAGCGACATCAGCCTTAATCCCCAATTCGAAGACGATTTCTTTTTCTTCTAACCGATTGATTATCGTGCTTCCTCCTCGGACTTGCTGCTGCTGGGCGGATAAAGGACAGTAGCAGTATTTGTCCAATAATGCCACTGTTTTGATGGAGGTGGTGTGCAATGAGAACGAGCAAGTACTTCGAGATCGCCATTGGGCGCGGAGTACTGGCAACCGTCGACGCCGACGGAATCGTGGACATTTTCTTATGTCCGCGGCCGCATGTAGTTGACGAAGAAACCGTCGCCTTCCTGATAACCGACAAGACTACCCATCAGAATCTGCAGTACAATCCGCGTGCGACTTACCTTTTCCTGGAAGAGGGGCCTGAATTTAGCGGCAGGCGTCTCTACCTGACGAAGCTACGAGAGGAACGCGAGGGAGAGACCATCGAAGCCATCCGGACGACCATTTATCCAGAGTTGAGGGAGAAAATTGAAGCGCTGGTCTATTTTCGGGTGGACGAGGTTTTGCCGCTGACAGGGGAGCGAGAGAGCAAGCAATCGTTCATACCTGCCTGAGTTCACCGATCGCGATAACTGTCAGTGCCTGTGAATTCCGCCGTGTCAAGGGTTGCGGAGTCCTAATCGAGGGTTAGCTTGAGTCCCAGTTCCTTGAGCTGGCCGGGATCGACGGGGGACGGGGCATCGGTCAGGGCGCAGGTTCCCCTCTGCGTTTTCGGGAAGGCTATGACTTCACGGATCGATTGCGCGCCGCAGATGAGCATTATCACGCGGTCGAACCCCATGGCTATGCCCCCATGGGGTGGTGCGCCGTAGGAAAGCGCTTCGAGCAGGAATCCGAATTTCTCGCGGGCCTCGACTTCTCCGATATTCAGCAGCGCGAAGATCTTTGTCTGCAACTGCGGATCATGAATACGGATGCTGCCGCCGCCGATCTCGTTACCGTTGAGCACGAGGTCGTAGGCCTGCGCCCGCACCTTGAGCGGATCGGAATCGAGGAGGGCAATGTCCTCCGGCAGGGGCGAGGTGAACGGGTGATGCTCCGACTCGATGCGGCGCTCATCATCATTGTAGTGGAACAGCGGAAAATCGAGAATCCAGGTGAAGGCGAGTTTGTCTTGCGGGATCAGGCCGAGCTCGCGCGCCAGTTTGACTCGCAGATTTCCCAGGGCATCGTGAACAACTTTCGGCTTGTCTGCAACGAGCAGGATGTAATCACCTGGTTTCGAGCCAACGCGCTCACTAATTCGGGTACGCAAAGAATCAGTGAAAAATTTGGCGATGGGCGAGGCGAGTCCGTCTGGGGTATGATGGAACCACGCCAATCCCTTGGCGCCGAAGATCTTGACATATTCGACGAGGGCATCCTGCCGGCTGCGCGGAAATTCTCCGAAGCCTGAAACTGAAATAGCCTTCACGCATCCGCCGGCTTCGACGGCGCCGCGAAAGACCTTGAATTCGCTTTCGCCCGCGATATCGGATATATCCTTCAACTCCATATCGAACCGAAGATCGGGCGCATCCTTTCCGAACCGTGAGATAGCCTCCGCGTAAGTGAGGCGCGGCAGCGGCAGAGGCAGCTCCATTCCGACCGTCGCGCGATAGATCTCGGCCATCATTCCTTCTGTCAGCTTGATGATATCCTCGCGGGTGACGAATGAGAGCTCCACATCGATCTGCGTGAACTCGGGTTGGCGGTCGGCTCGCAGGTCTTCATCGCGGAAACATTTAACGATCTGGAAATACTTGTCCAGGCCTGCGACCATGAGAAGCTGCTTGAATAATTGCGGCGATTGCGGCAGAGCGTAGAATGAGCCGCGCGACAATCGACTGGGAACGAGGAAATCTCGGGCGCCCTCGGGCGTGCTTTTTGTCAGGAACGGCGTCTCGACCTCTATGAAGCCGAGCCGGTCGAAATAATTGCGGGTGGCCATTGTTGCGCGGTGCCGCAAGATGAAATTGCGCTGCATCGAGGGGCGTCTCAGATCGATGTAGCGGTATTTCAGGCGGACATCCTCACTGGCCTCGGTCTCATCGTCGACAAGAAACGGCGGGGTCTCCGACTGGTTCAATATGTTCAGCGAGCGGGCGAATACCTCGATCTCACCGGTGGCGAGCTTGGTGTTAACGGACTCCTGCGGCCGCAGGCTTACTACACCCGTGAGAGCGGCGACGAATTCGTTTCGCAGCCGTTGCGCCAGATCGTGCGCGCCGGGAGATACCTGGGGATTGAACACCACTTGCACCAGTCCGGTGCGGTCTCGCAGGTCGATGAAGATAAGATTGCCATGGTCGCGCCTGCGGTTGACCCATCCGCAGAGGGTGACAGTTTCGCCTTCATGTTCGCGGCGCAGTTCGCCGCAATAATGGGTGCGTCTATAGGTAATACTCACGCGTTAACTCCGTATCAGCGGGAAACCAGACTGGGCCGGCCACTCAACTTGCCAGCCGGGCGGGTATCTTCCGGAGGGAGACCAGTGCCTCTTCGCCGGTGGCCATCTCCCTCATGCGCGCCGAATCGCGCGCCAGTTCTTCTTCGCCCAGGATAAGGGCGAACCGCACACCGAGTCTGTGCGCCATTTTCATCTGGGCCTTCAGGCTGCGCCCTTCATAATCGACTTCGACTTTGATTCCGGTATTACGCAATCTTGCCGCGAGCAGAGCAGCCTCTCTGAGAGCCCGCTCCCCGATCGAACAGATGAAAGCCACCGGCGGCTCCTCGTGCGGCGCCAGCAGTTCTTCCTTCTCCATTGCCAGCAGGGTTGCCTCGACTCCGATGGAGAACCCTGAGGCGGGCGTCGGCGGGCCCCCGATCTCTTCGACGAGATTGTCATACCTGCCGCCGCCGCAAATGGCGGCGCGCGCACCGAGGTCGGGATGCTGAAACTCAAAAACCGTTCGAGTGTAGTAATCGAGGCCGCGCACGAGGCGCGGGTCGACGACGTACTGTATCCCGGCCCCTTCGAGCAGCGAGCACAGCATCTTGAAGTGCTGCGTGCAGTCTTCACACAAATGGTCCAATGGTGGTGGTGCGCCGGCGGCGAGCGCTTTGCAGGCTTCCACCTTGCAGTCGAGCACGCGCAGCGGATTCTTTTCGAGCCGCTCGATGCAGTCCGGGCACAGCATGGGAAGCTTGTCGCTGAAATATGCGCGCAGGCTTTCGGCGTAGTTACGCCGATCGGCGGCGCAGCCGAGACTGTTCAGCATCAGGTTGAGTCGCTTGAATCCGACGCGGTCGAAAAAGGAATCGGCCAGGTCTATCAGCTCGAAATCGAGGAGCGGACTCAGTGAACCGAAGGCCTCGGCGCCGATCTGGAAAAATTGGCGGTTTCGGCCGGCTTGCGGGCGTTCATAACGGAACATTGGTCCCATGTAGTACAGTTTTGCGAGCGCCTGCTGTGCGTACAGTTTATGCTCGACATACGCGCGCACGATGGAGGCGGTCCCTTCGGGCCGCAGCGTCAGGCTGCGGCCTTTGCGGTCGGCGAAGGTGTACATTTCCTTGGTGACGATATCGGTTGTCTCGCCGATGCCGCGGGCAAAAAGCTGTGTCTCTTCCACCAGGGGGGTTCTGATTTCGGAGTAGCCGAAGAGAGAAAACAAGGACCGCGCGGAGTCTTCGAGATGGCGCCACTGGTGAATGCGATCGGGAAGGATGTCGTACATCCCGCGCGGGCCGGATATGATAGCCTTACCCATCGCTCTTCCTGCGCCCGGAGGCGCGGTTCAGTTCCTCCACCACTTTATCGGGATCGATCCCGTGCATCCGCGCGCCGCGCTCGATCGTTTCGGCCGACGCGCCGCCGCACTTGATGCATTCCGGCATGTACTTTGCAATTATTTCCTTGCCTGATGCATGCTTTTTGAGCACGTCAGCTATTTTCATGTCTTTCGTTATTTTCATAAAAGAAGAACGCTCTCGTGAGCGTTTGGCGCGGTTGGATCAGTTGCATCCTGACTGAAAATATGCTATTGTATTAGTCTGTGTTCTGTGTGGAGTATACCATAACGCTCAGGGAAAGTAAAGAATGTATGGAGGTGACCCGTGTCCAGGGTTTGCGATATATGTGGAAAAAAGCCTATCGTCGGATGTAACGTAAGCCACGCCCACAACAAGACTAAGCGGAATTGGAAGCCGAATTTGCAGCGGACGCGCGTGATGCGCAACGGCGCAATGCAGACGATGCGCGTGTGCACCAGTTGCATCAAAGCGGGAAAAGCAGGCAAGTAGCCTGATCCCGATACGAGTATTTTGTTCGGCAGAAAGTCGAGTATCCACGAGTGATAATCGGCCTGTGGGGAAGATCCGGCGCGGGCAGCGTCCTGGTTTGGCCGGTGCCGGATATTGTTCGAGCACAGCTTTCCATCGGCGGCTTATTGGTGGGACTGCTGGACATTTATTCGTGGTTGATTATTGCGAGGGTAATCATATCCTGGGTCGGCCTCAGCCCCGCCAATCCTGTGGTGCGGTTCCTCCAGGCTGCGACTGATCCCATTCTCACTCCCATCCAGAATGTTATCCCCCCGCTCGGGGGCGTAATAGATATCTCTCCGATAATTGCCTTTATTTTCGTTCAGATGCTGAGGACCGTTATCATCCGAGTATTTTTCGGATGATGCGTCGATCCATTCAAGAGAAGGTATCGGGTGATCGAAAGGAGGCCGGATGATTTCAGGAACTGCGTTTTATGTTGCGGTAAACGTTCTGGTTGCCGTCGCCGCTCTCGCGGCCATTTTCCTTGTCCCGAGGCAGATTCCCGCCGGAACTGCGCGGAAGCTCCTGGTGATTGCGCTGGCGCTGCTGCTTTTATCGGGCGGTATCTTTGCCGTGTCGTTGCGCTTTTTCAAGCTGGCCGAGATCGCCTATACGGGCCAGGCCTTCAAGGTGCTTGAACAGGGCACGTTTGAATTCATATACCGGTTCAAGGATGTTGCGTTGGCAGGGAACATCGCCGAGCTTGTGGCGGTAGCTCTGCTTGCATCCGTCGGCAGAACGCTTTTGCGCGCGGGCGGCGAAACGGGAGGGGATGGCATAAAATGAACTTTTACGCGTCGCTTATCATCGAGAATGGCTCGTTCCTGGCGATTTTTCTCATTTCGATAGCCGCGGCATATGCGTGTAACAAACGAGCCAAAGACGTGCCGGGCGCTTCTCTCATGATGCTCGGATTCCTTCTCTATTCGGTATATGGTCTGCTTGCGATCAGCGGGCCCGGCTTCACGGGCAGCTTTTTCAGAGACTTCGCGAAAGTGGGCGTTTTGGAAAGCGCCAGCCTGATCTATTTTCTGGGCTGCGCATCCCGGGTCGGAATGGTTCTGATTCTTGCGGGGATGTACGCGGTGGCCAAAAACCGCCGGATAGCGAAATTATGAAGCGTATTTGTGTGGCGGCGATTTTGGCCGGCGCCATTTTGATGGCGGCGGCCCCCCCGGATGCAGCTGAACTCATCCGCTGTGACGGATTCGTCGTTGACGTCGCGACGGCAGAGATTGCCGACAAAAATGTTTCTCCGCCCGATATATACGTCGCGGCCGCGGATAAATCGTTGGCAGTCGCGGCGGGGGATACGTTCAAGATTTTTCGGCGCAAGCTGGTGCCTCCCGCAGGAGAAGCCGCGGTTCAGCTTTATGTCGGGCGTGTAGCTATTCTTTCGGTGCAGGGCGACATCTGGAT
This Candidatus Abyssobacteria bacterium SURF_5 DNA region includes the following protein-coding sequences:
- the cooS gene encoding anaerobic carbon-monoxide dehydrogenase catalytic subunit translates to MNTRNRFQSYSIADDARLMLAKAERDQVQTVWERHQEQLPQCGYCEMGLSCRICAMGPCRIDPFGEGPQRGVCGADADIIVARNLGRMIAAGAAAHSDHGRDLIEVLARVGEGKAPGYEIRDEKKLALVAGEFGVETKGKDSLKIARELAYAMQEEYGTRKTSLRLLSRAPANRRAIWAKLGITPRGIDRETSEMLHRTHMGVDNGWQSLLLQALRNALSDGWGGSLLATEVSDILFGTPQPAVTAANLGVLEEDKVNIIVHGHNPIVSETVLRACREPELVALAQKNGAKGINLAGVCCTGNELLMRHGVPMAGNHLMTELALVTGAVEMMIVDYQCIMPSLGSVAGCYHTRMISTSEKARFPGMDHREFTPGTAPETARALVREAIENFPRRIPEKVKIPVEPVKQMAGFSVEAIVGALGGTPAPLIDALKSGKIRGAAGIVGCNNPKITQDYGHVTLTQRLIENDILVLDTGCAAIANAKAGLKRAESVKAAGKGLGEICGSLGIPPVLHVGSCVDNVRILMLVSALANSLGADISDLPVAGAAPEWYSEKAVSIGAYFVASGVYTVLGPMPPVTGSMNVVKLLTDGLDRLVGASFAVEPDPEKAAVMIRRHIERKREALGLPASRI
- a CDS encoding histidine--tRNA ligase; its protein translation is MGKAIISGPRGMYDILPDRIHQWRHLEDSARSLFSLFGYSEIRTPLVEETQLFARGIGETTDIVTKEMYTFADRKGRSLTLRPEGTASIVRAYVEHKLYAQQALAKLYYMGPMFRYERPQAGRNRQFFQIGAEAFGSLSPLLDFELIDLADSFFDRVGFKRLNLMLNSLGCAADRRNYAESLRAYFSDKLPMLCPDCIERLEKNPLRVLDCKVEACKALAAGAPPPLDHLCEDCTQHFKMLCSLLEGAGIQYVVDPRLVRGLDYYTRTVFEFQHPDLGARAAICGGGRYDNLVEEIGGPPTPASGFSIGVEATLLAMEKEELLAPHEEPPVAFICSIGERALREAALLAARLRNTGIKVEVDYEGRSLKAQMKMAHRLGVRFALILGEEELARDSARMREMATGEEALVSLRKIPARLAS
- a CDS encoding DUF1858 domain-containing protein — translated: MKITKDMKIADVLKKHASGKEIIAKYMPECIKCGGASAETIERGARMHGIDPDKVVEELNRASGRRKSDG
- the rpmB gene encoding 50S ribosomal protein L28 yields the protein MSRVCDICGKKPIVGCNVSHAHNKTKRNWKPNLQRTRVMRNGAMQTMRVCTSCIKAGKAGK
- the aspS gene encoding aspartate--tRNA ligase; the encoded protein is MSITYRRTHYCGELRREHEGETVTLCGWVNRRRDHGNLIFIDLRDRTGLVQVVFNPQVSPGAHDLAQRLRNEFVAALTGVVSLRPQESVNTKLATGEIEVFARSLNILNQSETPPFLVDDETEASEDVRLKYRYIDLRRPSMQRNFILRHRATMATRNYFDRLGFIEVETPFLTKSTPEGARDFLVPSRLSRGSFYALPQSPQLFKQLLMVAGLDKYFQIVKCFRDEDLRADRQPEFTQIDVELSFVTREDIIKLTEGMMAEIYRATVGMELPLPLPRLTYAEAISRFGKDAPDLRFDMELKDISDIAGESEFKVFRGAVEAGGCVKAISVSGFGEFPRSRQDALVEYVKIFGAKGLAWFHHTPDGLASPIAKFFTDSLRTRISERVGSKPGDYILLVADKPKVVHDALGNLRVKLARELGLIPQDKLAFTWILDFPLFHYNDDERRIESEHHPFTSPLPEDIALLDSDPLKVRAQAYDLVLNGNEIGGGSIRIHDPQLQTKIFALLNIGEVEAREKFGFLLEALSYGAPPHGGIAMGFDRVIMLICGAQSIREVIAFPKTQRGTCALTDAPSPVDPGQLKELGLKLTLD
- a CDS encoding pyridoxamine 5'-phosphate oxidase family protein; protein product: MRTSKYFEIAIGRGVLATVDADGIVDIFLCPRPHVVDEETVAFLITDKTTHQNLQYNPRATYLFLEEGPEFSGRRLYLTKLREEREGETIEAIRTTIYPELREKIEALVYFRVDEVLPLTGERESKQSFIPA
- a CDS encoding YggT family protein, with the translated sequence MIIGLWGRSGAGSVLVWPVPDIVRAQLSIGGLLVGLLDIYSWLIIARVIISWVGLSPANPVVRFLQAATDPILTPIQNVIPPLGGVIDISPIIAFIFVQMLRTVIIRVFFG